Within Citromicrobium bathyomarinum, the genomic segment TGGTCGAAAAACCGCCCCCGCCCTTCCCGGGTCAGCGCGCCAGGCGACCGAAACAGGCGTGGCCTGCGTAATGCGCGCTGTCGCCCAGCTCTTCCTCGATCCGGATCAGCTGGTTGTACTTGGCGAGCCGGTCCGACCGGGCGAGGCTGCCGGTCTTGATCTGCCCGCAGTTCGTGGCGACGGCGAGGTCGGCGATAGTCGAATCCTCGGTTTCGCCCGAACGGTGGCTCATCACGGCGGTGTAGCCTGCGCGGTGCGCGATATCGACCGCGTCCAGCGTTTCGGACAGCGTGCCGATCTGGTTGACCTTGACCAGCAGCGAGTTGGCGAGGCCGCGCGCGATCCCGTCGCGCAGGCGCGCGGGGTTGGTCACGAACAGATCGTCGCCGACCAGCTGGACCTTGTTTCCGATCTTGTCGGTCAGCGCCTTCCAGCCTTCGAAATCGTCTTCGGCCATGCCGTCTTCGATCGAGCGGATCGGGTAGTCGTTGCACAGCGCGGCGAGGTAGTCCGCCATCTCGACGCCCGAGAGCGTCGCGTCTTCGCCTGCCAGCACATACTTGCCGTCCTTGAAGAACTCGGTCGATGCGCAATCCAGCGCCAGCACGATGTCGCTGCCCGGTGCGAACCCGGCCTTCTCGATCGACTGCATGATCAGGTCGAGCGCATCGCGCGTGCTGCCGATATTGGGGGCGAATCCGCCCTCGTCGCCCACCGAGGTGGACAGGCCCTTGGCGCTCAGTTCCTTCTTGAGCGTGTGGAACACCTCCGCGCCCCACCGCACCGCTTCGGCGAGCGTGGGCGCGCCGACGGGCATGATCATGAATTCCTGAATGTCGATCGGGTTGTCGGCATGTTCGCCGCCATTGATGATGTTCATCATCGGCACCGGCAGGACATGCGCGGACACACCGCCGACATAGCTGTAGAGCGGCAGGCCGCGCGCATTGGCACCGGCCTTCGCCACCGCGAGGCTGGTGCCCAGCAGCGCGTTGGCGCCCAGGCGGCTCTTGTTCTCTGTCCCGTCGAGCGCGATCAGCATCGTGTCGATGTCGCGCTGGTCCTCCGCGTCCACGCCCAGCAGGGCATCGGCGATGTCGTTGTTGACCGCGTCGATCGCCTTGGTGACGCCCTTGCCCAGATAGCGATCCTTGTCGCCATCGCGCAGTTCCACCGCTTCGTGCGCGCCGGTCGATGCGCCCGAGGGCACCGCGGCGCGGCCGAAGCTGCCGTCTTCCAGCAGGCAATCCACTTCGACGGTCGGATTCCCCCGGCTGTCGAGAATTTCGCGCGCGTGCAGGTCGATAATGGCAGTCATTGGGCCTCCGGTCTCAGTCATGCTATCCAGGCCGGAGAATACGGGCCGACCTTGGTTTCGGCGCGGCTTATGCGGTGGAACGAACCCATGCAAGCTGCGTTGCAACATACGAGGACGGAGCCGCGTTCGGCCTGTCGAATACGAATTGCAATAAGAGGGAAACACCCATGGCTACTGACGACAAGATCAACGACACCAGTGCGGTTCCGCTGACCACCGATGCCGCGGGTGCCCCCGCCGGCTCGGCCGCTGCCGAAGGAACGCTCGGCGGCAAGGAAGAAGCCAAGTCGCGCTTCAACTCCGCGCTCGACGAGGCCAAGGCCGGTGCCCAGGCGCTGCGCGGCGAAGCCAGCCAGCGCGCGCAGGTCTACAAGGAACAGGCCGCCGCCAAGAGCAGCGAATACAAGGATCAGGCGCTGGCCAAGGGCGGCGAACTGGCCGTCGAAGGCAAGCACAAGGCGAGCGAAGCGCTCACCTCGCTGAGCAGGCTGGTCGCCGAGAACGCGGCCAAGATCGACGACAATTTCGGCCCGAAATATGGCGACCACGCCCGCAACGCCGCCCGCGGCCTGCAGGATGCGGCGAGCCATATCGACACCAAGTCCTACGACGAACTGGGTGACGAAGCGCGCCAGTTCGTGCGCAAGAATCCCGGCTTGTCCGTCGGCCTCGCGGCGTTCGGCGGCTACGTCCTCGCCCGCATGTTCCGCCGCTGAGCGGAGCCGGCGAGGAGGGGCTGTGCCGGATCGAAGCGATCATCACCACCAGCCTGCCGCGTCTCACGATGCGGCAGGCTCCCTTAACCCGAACCTGAACCCCGAGACACCGCATCCAGAAACGACCCGCGCTCACGAAGAGCCGCTGGGTTCGCTGTTCGACGATGCCTATGCGCTCTACGAGGACGGCAAGACCTATCTGGAAGCCGAAGTCGCCTTCCAGAAGTCGCGGGCGAGCTATGCCTCGCGCGAGACCGGGTCGGGCATCGTTTTCGCGCTGGGCGCGCTGGCCTTCCTGCACCTTGCCCTCATTGGGCTGGTCGTGGGGCTGATCATCGCGCTTGCGCCGATCATCGGGCCATTCGTCGCGGTCGCTGCGGTGGTCGGCACCCTGCTGGTGCTGATGATCATCGTCGGCTTGGTCGCACGTTCGCGCTTCAAGCGGGTCAGCCAGGCCTTCAAGGGGGACGGCGCATGAAGCCGCACAAGGCCCGGATGGAAGAAGACCGCGCGCTGCGCGATGCGGCGCGCGCGCTGGTCAAGGATGACATTGATCACCTGAAGGGCGATGTAGAGGAAAAGGGCATCGTCGCCCGGATCGCCAACTCCGCCCTGCTCGGCGCGACCGACATCTTCGAAGAAGGCAAGGAGCTGGCCGAGAAGCACAAACCGGCCTCCTACGGCATCGGCGCCGTGATCGCGGCGGTGATCGGCTGGTGGGCGCTGGGCGGTGGCCGGTCCGATGAATCGGACGATGAGGACTATGCGTGGGACGAAATCGACTGACCGCCGGGTTAAACCCGGAACTCTCGCGCAGTCCCAGCGCTTTACAATCAAAGCACACTTTTAAGGCTGGAGACCAAGCATGAGCACCCAGGAACAGCGCGACGAATTGCGCCGCAAGATCGAACAGAGCGAACGCCGCAACGAAGAACGCAGCCTTGCTGACATGGCGCGCGACGCGACGGACAGCGCGACCGAATTCGTCAAGGAACACCCGATCCTGACCGTCAGTGCCGTTGCCCTGATCGGTCTCGCGATCGGCTCGCGTACCTCCAAAGGCCGCGAACTGACAGGTCGCGCGGTCGGCTTTGCCGATCACTTGGCCGATCTGGGGATGGCCTATGCCAGCGGCATGGCGAGCAAGGTCGGCGATGCCACCCGCCACGGCGGTGACCGCTTGGTCGACTTCGGCGACGATGTCGCCTTCGGCAGCCGTGCGGCCCGTCGTAACGCGGCGTATTATGCCGATCGCCAGAAGGACGCCGCGCGTCACGCCGGTCGCCGTGCGGCGCGCAAGGCCGGACGCAGCTATCGCGATCTCAAGTCCGCCCTGCCCTTCTAGTCGGATAACGCGCGTGCGGGATTGCTCCTGCACAGCTTGTTGTTTTTGGGCCCGCGCGCGTTAAGGCGTGCGGGCCCTTTTCATATCCATTTCAAACTCAGCGGAAGGCCCCCGATGTCGCAAAATTCGGACAACAACGTTCAGGAAACCACCTCCCCCCAGTTGCTCCATCTGGTGATGGGCGGCCGGGTGAAAGACCCGCGCTCGGTCGAGTTTCAGGACCCGGAGAGCATCCACGTGGTGGGCGTGTTCAGCACCTACGAACAGGCCGAGGAAGCTTGGCGTGCCAATGCGCAGCGCACGGTCGACGATGCGGAAATGAAATACGTGATCGTCCACATTCACAAGCTGCTCGAACCGGCAGCCTGAGCGTCCGCGCGCGACCTGCTCACGCATGAGCTATCGCATCCGTCTTTTCCGCGAGGATGACGCGGATGCGCTGGCGACCATCGCCGTGCGCGCGATCGAGCTGATCGGTCCGCGCGCCTATTCGCGCGATCAGGTGGCGGCGTGGGCCGCGCGCCATGGCGACGACCGCTACTTTATCGAGCGGGTGCGCGATGGGCAGACGATCTTCATCGCGGCGGACGAAGGCGACCACCCCTGCGCCTACACGCTTCTGGAAGTACCGGAGGCCGATGGCTGCCACGTCGACCATCTCTACTGCGATCCCGGCCACACCCGGCGCGGTCTGGCAGAACAGCTGCTAGCCCGCGCCGAACGGTTCGCCCGGGATGCGCGCGCACCGCGGCTCTATACCGAAGCAAGCGAGCTGGCCCGCCCTGCGTTCGAGCGGGCAGGCTATCGCGTGGAGCACAGACGCGACTTTGCGATCGAACACGCGGGCCGCAGCGTGCCGATCCACAATTATGCGATGGAGAAGGCCCTGGCCTGACACCGCAGTTCAAGCGGGTCAGGCCGGCAGGCTCAGATAAATTCGATCTTGTCGACGAGGTAGAACTTGTCGCCCGACGGCACCGTCACCTCGACCTCTTCACCCACCTTCTTCCCGATCAGCGCGCGCGCCAAAGGCGAATTGTAAGAGATGCGGGCTGACTTTGCGTCCGCTTCGGTCTGGCCGACGATCTGGTATTTGATCGGCTTGTCGTCCTCGTCCAGCAGGGTCACGGTTGCCCCGAACACCACCTTGTCGCCAGACAAGGTCGAGGGATCGATAATCTGCGCGCGGGTTACGCGGTCCTCGATCTCGGCGATCTGCGCCTCGACCTGACCCTGACGTTCCTTCGCGGCGTGATATTCGGCGTTTTCCGAAAGATCGCCATGT encodes:
- a CDS encoding GNAT family N-acetyltransferase, producing MSYRIRLFREDDADALATIAVRAIELIGPRAYSRDQVAAWAARHGDDRYFIERVRDGQTIFIAADEGDHPCAYTLLEVPEADGCHVDHLYCDPGHTRRGLAEQLLARAERFARDARAPRLYTEASELARPAFERAGYRVEHRRDFAIEHAGRSVPIHNYAMEKALA
- the greA gene encoding transcription elongation factor GreA — its product is MEKVPMLAEGYERLTTDLKALRAERPKIVDAIEEARAHGDLSENAEYHAAKERQGQVEAQIAEIEDRVTRAQIIDPSTLSGDKVVFGATVTLLDEDDKPIKYQIVGQTEADAKSARISYNSPLARALIGKKVGEEVEVTVPSGDKFYLVDKIEFI
- a CDS encoding phage holin family protein; the protein is MPDRSDHHHQPAASHDAAGSLNPNLNPETPHPETTRAHEEPLGSLFDDAYALYEDGKTYLEAEVAFQKSRASYASRETGSGIVFALGALAFLHLALIGLVVGLIIALAPIIGPFVAVAAVVGTLLVLMIIVGLVARSRFKRVSQAFKGDGA
- the eno gene encoding phosphopyruvate hydratase; the encoded protein is MTAIIDLHAREILDSRGNPTVEVDCLLEDGSFGRAAVPSGASTGAHEAVELRDGDKDRYLGKGVTKAIDAVNNDIADALLGVDAEDQRDIDTMLIALDGTENKSRLGANALLGTSLAVAKAGANARGLPLYSYVGGVSAHVLPVPMMNIINGGEHADNPIDIQEFMIMPVGAPTLAEAVRWGAEVFHTLKKELSAKGLSTSVGDEGGFAPNIGSTRDALDLIMQSIEKAGFAPGSDIVLALDCASTEFFKDGKYVLAGEDATLSGVEMADYLAALCNDYPIRSIEDGMAEDDFEGWKALTDKIGNKVQLVGDDLFVTNPARLRDGIARGLANSLLVKVNQIGTLSETLDAVDIAHRAGYTAVMSHRSGETEDSTIADLAVATNCGQIKTGSLARSDRLAKYNQLIRIEEELGDSAHYAGHACFGRLAR
- a CDS encoding DUF4170 domain-containing protein, which codes for MSQNSDNNVQETTSPQLLHLVMGGRVKDPRSVEFQDPESIHVVGVFSTYEQAEEAWRANAQRTVDDAEMKYVIVHIHKLLEPAA